GCTGCTCCTGGACGACGTCGACCTGGTGCTCGAGCCCGAGCCCACGTCGGTCCTGCAGGTGTCCCTCGGGGGCCTCACCCTGCTGCTGGTCCCCGAGGCCCTCCTGCGCGCGGGGGGCCAGGGCCACCCGCCTGCCGGCCCGGAGCAGGGCGCCGTCCCGAGCGCGCCCGGGCACCAAGCCGCCGGCCCGCACGAGGCCCTCTGCGCGTCTGTCCCGGACGTGGCCGCCCAGGAGGAGGCCTGTGCGGAGGACGCCGACCCCGAGCTCCCGCCGCCGCGGGCGGGCCCCACGGCCGGCTGGGCGCCTGAGCTGCGGGCCTGCGCTGGGGGGGTGGCCGGGCCGCGCCCGTGCCCGCGCCCGCGGGCCCCCGGCCCTGGTCCAAAGAGGCTCTCTCCTCTCCGCTACTTCGACCTGGA
The Canis aureus isolate CA01 chromosome 22, VMU_Caureus_v.1.0, whole genome shotgun sequence genome window above contains:
- the LOC144294316 gene encoding proline-rich protein 23A-like — encoded protein: MGSRPRSPSAHPEPCWGPPRGGPGPAKRRRTPEPEGPQGMEGPPAAGALASVVVLAAGSALQLLLDDVDLVLEPEPTSVLQVSLGGLTLLLVPEALLRAGGQGHPPAGPEQGAVPSAPGHQAAGPHEALCASVPDVAAQEEACAEDADPELPPPRAGPTAGWAPELRACAGGVAGPRPCPRPRAPGPGPKRLSPLRYFDLDPHLLEPFPGSPLQPLPPSPSPGPHVRPQRPPGPSPKARRRLFQE